In one Lolium rigidum isolate FL_2022 chromosome 3, APGP_CSIRO_Lrig_0.1, whole genome shotgun sequence genomic region, the following are encoded:
- the LOC124701880 gene encoding probable 4-hydroxy-tetrahydrodipicolinate reductase 2, chloroplastic, with the protein MLSLRAPPRTFSPAPWRRRGRHGGFAAPRCASAAAPAATLETASSPPASLSFPILVNGCTGKMGVSVAEAATKRGLHLVPVSFSSRENLDKTVQIGGTDIEIYGPSAREDVLSSVIDEYPDVVVVDYTAPDAVNSNAELYCNLGVPFVMGTTGGNKQLLYKAVQDSNNYALISPQMGKQVVALLAAMETIAERFPGAYSGYRLEVLESHQAGKLDTSGTAKDMIACFEKLGMSCDMDRIVKIRDPEQQLYMVGVPEEHIGGHAFHLYHMTSPDDSVSLEIQHNVCGRSIYAEGSVDAAVFLYKKVQSMDPKRIYNMIDVLEAGDMR; encoded by the exons ATGCTCTCGCTGCGGGCGCCGCCCCGTACATTCTCGCCCGCACCGTGGCGGCGACGGGGCCGCCACGGCGGTTTCGCCGCGCCGCGTTGTGCCAGTGCTGCAGCACCGGCGGCAACCCTAGAGACCGCTTCATCGCCGCCCGCAAGCCTATCCTTCCCGATACTG GTGAATGGCTGCACTGGTAAAATGGGGGTATCTGTTGCTGAAGCAGCTACTAAAAGGGGCCTTCACCTAGTTCCTGTTTCATTCAGTAGTAGAGAGAACCTTGATAAAACAGTTCAAATCGGTGGTACAGACATTGAGATATATGGTCCTTCTGCAAGAGAAGATGTTCTTTCATCCGTGATTGATGAATACCCAGATGTCGTGGTGGTGGACTACACGGCTCCTGATGCTGTGAACT CTAATGCTGAGCTTTATTGTAATCTTGGGGTGCCATTTGTAATGGGCACAACTGGCGGGAACAAGCAGTTACTATACAAAGCAGTGCAAGATTCAAATAACTATGCACTAATATCTCCACAAATGGGCAAACAG GTTGTTGCACTGCTTGCTGCAATGGAAACAATTGCAGAACGGTTTCCTGGGGCTTATTCAGGCTATCGCTTAGAG GTGTTGGAATCCCATCAAGCTGGCAAGCTGGACACATCTGGTACAGCTAAAGATATGATTGCTTGTTTTGAGAAGTTAGGCATGTCGTGTGACATGGATCGG ATAGTTAAGATTAGGGATCCTGAGCAACAGCTTTATATGGTGGGTGTCCCCGAAGAACACATTGGAGGGCATGCATTCCATTTGTATCATATGACTTCTCCGGATGACAG TGTTTCACTTGAGATCCAGCACAATGTTTGTGGCCGTTCAATATATGCTGAAGGGTCAGTTGATGCTGCAGTATTTCTGTATAAGAAG GTACAATCAATGGATCCTAAGAGAATTTACAACATGATTGATGTCTTGGAAGCAGGTGATATGCGGTGA